Below is a genomic region from Cyanobacteriota bacterium.
CTCGTATTTTTGCGGGTATTGGCTATTTGGAAGCCATGCAGGGCAATTACAGTGCTGCGATCGAGGCCTATCAACAGGCAATCGCGTTGGATGGCAACAATCTAGACTTTCAGATGGCGTTGGCCTTCAGCTACGTGAATGCAGGCAACCCAGATCAAGCCGTAGCTGTTTACAATCGCATTTTGCAGCGTCGTCCTAACCATGTGGATGCTCTACTAGGGTTAGGGGCAGTACTCACGCGCCAAGAGAGGTATCCAGAGGCGATTGCAACCTATCGTCGGCTGTTGGCAATGAATAAGCGTGACGCACGGGGGTTTGAGGCGATCGGTACGATTCTCATTCGTCAAGGCAAGACTGGTGAAGCCGTTCGGGTGTTACGCGAATCTGTGCGATTAAATCCCCGCAGTGGCACTGCCCAACTTAACTTAGGAATTGCGTTGTTGATGCAGGGCAACAGTCGTGAAGGGCTACGGGCGATCGAGCAAGCCACGAAACTAGGCGCACGCGACGCTGAGCTGCAGTTACAGATTGCCAAGGTGTTACGCACTCAGAATAGACTACCTGAAGCCTTAGCCTCCTATCAGCAGGCCGCTGCCCTTCAGCCTACGTTGGTTGAAGCTCATATTGGCATTGCTGAGTTACGCATGGCCCAACAGGAATTTGCCCAAGCAACGATCGCCTACCGACGGGTGATTCAGCTATTGCCAGAGAGTGCTGCTGCTCATTACAACCTTGGTCTAGCCCTTGCCCAGCAGAGACGTACTTCTGAGGCAATCGAAGCCGCTGAGGCAGCGTTGCGGCTGTATCGCCAACAGGGTGACAACGCGGGAGAAAAGAAAACTGAAGA
It encodes:
- a CDS encoding tetratricopeptide repeat protein, which encodes MVNRQASPSRLELWRWLNDCRVTQGAIAWLSVIGLVMAPLSSVQASFAMPLAQTTLLERDWSQYLAQITPPDAPTTPPDAPVTPPEVSVQRNSELENLLKQGRELVNRRDYPGAIALYKQAAELDGRNARIFAGIGYLEAMQGNYSAAIEAYQQAIALDGNNLDFQMALAFSYVNAGNPDQAVAVYNRILQRRPNHVDALLGLGAVLTRQERYPEAIATYRRLLAMNKRDARGFEAIGTILIRQGKTGEAVRVLRESVRLNPRSGTAQLNLGIALLMQGNSREGLRAIEQATKLGARDAELQLQIAKVLRTQNRLPEALASYQQAAALQPTLVEAHIGIAELRMAQQEFAQATIAYRRVIQLLPESAAAHYNLGLALAQQRRTSEAIEAAEAALRLYRQQGDNAGEKKTEELLTILRSPSAL